ATAATAAAGCAAAAATCTAGAGGCTTCACACACACCCTAAACTTTGCGTTTAATTTTTcgtcattcatttaattttgatctttttaatatttaaatttacattttttaattaaattatcttaATATGAATGAAAATTAACGATTTTTAACTTTACCACATGTATGACATGTCAAATGCATAGTTGGGTGTTATCTAAATCAATTGAAGatgatctaaaatatatattttttataatccgcggtttttatatgatatgatttataatatttgaagTGGAATTGGACACCTTTATCATGATATTTGAACTGTGTACTATTCATGCTTATAGAAATAAAGATGTTTGTTTGATCTCTACCTAGTGTAGGGCAGATTATATAACCTTTTttcgaaaatattaatttttatttaagatttattaaacatatatatatttattttattaaattttataatattttttcaatatttatattataatattatattttactttgcATTGCAcaatgttatttatatatatatatatatatatatatatatatataatatagaaaatTGAGAATTGATTGAGTTGGATTGGACTTTCAACTTatgatgttaaattttttaaataaatttaatagttttatcgAAACACATTCTTTAGcgtaatattttattcaaacttTATACATATTATGACTTTAAGCTTAGACAACTAACTTAACtcttataaatgttatatatttcattgtttaaaaacataaaatatttaaccttAACATTCACCCATTGGCCAAATGTGTGACAATTTAGTAGTGTGTAAGTTATGcttaagaaatgaaaagaaaatgaaagcacaattaaataaaatatataataataacattataagaagaaaataacataccttaattaagtaaaatatgcttttaattgcattttaatttagtgcaaatatatatatatatatttaagaaatgTATTAATTGTGGAAGAATACTACTAataataaactatttaaaaataaataaataaatttaaaaatataagtatagtATAACAAGACTATATTCTTATACGGGGAAGAATCAATTTAcagtgtaaaaattaaattagttttacacacttttgtaattatttatatgattaatatattaaaGGTTCAACTATTATAGTTTATGGTCTATGATCTACAGTAGATcataatgtcaaatttgatgtaaatttaaaatttctaactatTTAATTGATGTAAAGAAGACTCAATTGTTgaatatatattactatatagAATATTTTAGATCGATATGATAGATATATTagatttgtttgaaaatttacatgcatgaaaAGTATAAtcatattgataaattcaacagttggattgttaaaatattaatcatataaataattatgaaagtgtataaaactactttaatttttacattgtGTATAGGATTACAGGAAGCCTAAAATTCacaaatgtttaaatttgtctttaaagttgttaaattttaactagaaatgaattaaaataatatatttctagaaaaatgTATTGTAATGTTTTGAATTCAGATCGTTTTAATAATTATTGCAATAATAATATCAGTTGagttaaaattgatttatttttaaatgataattaaaattaaatatataaaagaggaaagatgattaagtgtttataagatgaaattttatataagatcCTTATACTATATAATTTGGTAGAGTTGGTCCTTGATTATTTCTAGTTGTTTCCAAAATGTATATTTTCAGTTAAGAGTCTTAacttttttaattgattttcacatttttatcatgtttaaaataAGTCATATcaaattgtttgaaaaatttaacaaaagaaattgatttgtgGACTGAAAATACACATTTGGAAAGGTAGAAGGACTAGAAatgatcaaataataataatgggaTGAAGTACACAAAAAGAAATCATAGTATAGGGAGCTCTTATAGAATTGAAcctttataaaactttaatgtTGGCTTGGTTTTGTATTTGGTGTCTTTTCCAATACTATATTTGTTTTAGGAAAACTACTTGAAGGGAAGCATATACATACATTAACCCCCATGTGGCTCCTCTAGTCTTCACTGCATCTTCCCAGCTACTTCTTCTCCTCTCTATCTTCTctatttcccttttattttgcTTCCTTTTCAGCCTTTGGAACTGTGAGTCCTTTTGCCATTTCATGTGATCagtaagtttttctttttccaatggTTGTTTGCTTTACTTTTTGTTGGTTTTTCTTtctgggttttgggttttattcTGTCTGGAACCCTGAGTTACTGTGCTTGGATGGTTGGATTCAATAATTGTATTTTCTTTCTACGTTtagtgtggatgattttgaatttattagtttttgttAAGTGGGTAATCGTGATAAGCCTCTGTTTGTGGCATTCTCACGTTATACCTTAATTGAGTTTTTCACTGCAAATGGTAATCGGATAATTCTATCGAGTTTATAAtcttaaaagaagaaaaaaagaaaacattttaaaggaaaatcaGTTTAGATGAAATTTGTTACTTTTTTAAGATGATATCTAGTGatagattatttttaaaattatatagtttttttttccctttgttGGTTTAGTTTGAATGGTTTATCTTTAGcttgttttagaattttaatatcTAATGGAGATGCTTATCTTTTGGCCTgctcttcttttcctttttctattcTGTCttcatttttgtgtttttatgtaGACATTTTGGTATAAAAAGATGGTAGCAGAGTCTTGGTTTCGTAGTTTTTGGAAAATTCCACGGAGGCATGAAGGAGGTTCTGAGAGAGTTGAAATTGGAGTATTAGCATTTGAAGTTGCAAGCTTGATGTCTAAGCTCGTGCATCTATGGCGGTGTCTAAGTGATAAGCAGGTTAGTAGGTTGAGAGAGGAGATTATGACTTGTGTGGGGATTAAGAAGCTGGTATCTGAAGATGAAGGTTACATTGGACACTTGATATGTGCAGAAATGATTGAAACTGTTACACATGTGGCGAAGTCCGTGGCTAGGCTTGCAAAGAAATGTAGTGACCCGGGTTTGAAGAGTTTTGAACTTGCTTTCACTGAGTTAGTCCAGATTGGGGCTGACCCTTATTGTTGGATATTTTCCTTAAAGAAGATGGACAAGAAAGTGAAGAAGATGGAACGGTACATTTCAGTGAATGCAACTTTGTATCAAGAGATGGAAATGCTCCTGGATCTTGAGCAAACTCTAAGGAGGATGAAAGCCAGTGATGCGGAGCCAGAGAATTTGCTTGAATTTCAGAAGAAGGTTATGTGGAAGCAGCATGAAGTGAAGAATCTTCGGGAGATGTCTCTTTGGAGTAGGACTTATGATTATACAATTCGACTTACAACAAGATCAATATTCACAGTTTTTGTTAGGATCAAACATGTCTTTGGAATTGAACAAAATGTAGATGATGGAGATTTGAGGGCAGCTTCTATAAATCGCAGCCAATCAGTTTCCACCTTGATGCAATCTTCTGTTCATCGCACTGATAATACTAGCCTTACCAGGTTTTCTTCTGGTCCCTTTGGAATGTTTAGCACAAAATCAGGTccaatttcaaaaccaaataaaacaaattatttccATTCTGGGCCTCTTGGTGGCTCAACTACAAAATCAGGTTCTATTGCTCGAAAGAATGGAAATTTCAACTTCCATTCAGGTCCACTTGAGAGGTCTACAGCGAAGTCAGGGCAACTTTTGGGCATGGATAAAATCAGCAAGAAGATTTGGCAGACTAACAACCACCCTTCCGCTGCTAATGGAAATAAACCACATTTGAAAAGCAATAGATTGACTCAAGTGGGACCTTTCAAAGGCTGCATTATAGATGCAGATGAAGCTATTCATTCAGGAATTCTTAGTGGAATCAAAGCTGGAAATCTTAATCCTCCTGAAGGAAATGCTGTTCAAACTAGTTCGCCGGTGTTTAGATCTCAGTGCAGGTTGTTGGATGCTCCACCTGAAACTCTTGCGGCTTCTGCTTTAGCACTGCATTATGCAAATGTTATCATCGTCATTGAGAAGTTAGCAGCATCTCCTCACTTGATTGGTAATGATGCTAGAGATGATCTGTACAACATGTTACCTACAAGTGTGAGAGCTGCACTGAGGGCAAGGCTAAAACCATATGCAAAGAGCTTAACTTCATCAGTTTTTGATACAGAGCTTGCTGAAGACTGGACTGAGGCAATGGCTGCGATATTAGAGTGGTTGGCGCCACTAGCTCATAACATGATTAGATGGCAATCTGAGCGGAGTTTTGAACAGCAGAGCTTTGTTTCTGGGACTAATGCGCTTCTGGTTCAGACTCTCTACTTTGCAAACCGAGAAAAGACTGAAGCAGCAATCATCGAGATTCTTGTTGGTCTGAATTATGTTTGGAGACTTGGTAGAGAACTCAATGCAAAGGCTCTACAGGAGTGTGCAAGCAGTAGAAACTTTGATGAATGTTTGTATCTATAGAAATAAGTGGACCACTATTGCAGTATGTCAATAGATGAATGGAATTGGTTGAATGTTGGCAAGTTCCCATTTTCGGCAGGCAATGGGGTTATGTCCATTCTATTTGCCAACGTCGATCGAAGATGAAAGAATTATCCAATATACCGTGAAAGACATCGTAAAGCATTCTTTGTGAGTCAAAGGTATAGTTTGAGCTTTAaagtcatttatatatatatattcctggGTGAAGTGCTTGTGATCTTTTCCAAGGTTTGAAGCTTGGTTCTTTATTATCTTCCATGAAATATCTTTTCAAGTTAAGCTGTTATCCATGTAATGTGTATATTATTTTAGTGATAGCTTTTTCAATTGGTTTTGTTGACCATATATGTTTATTCATAGATTTATATGTTGCGGATACCTTTTGGTTGACCGATGTTTGACATGACCGTATGGAGTTTTGCATTCCT
The sequence above is a segment of the Gossypium raimondii isolate GPD5lz chromosome 4, ASM2569854v1, whole genome shotgun sequence genome. Coding sequences within it:
- the LOC105779315 gene encoding protein PSK SIMULATOR 1 — encoded protein: MVAESWFRSFWKIPRRHEGGSERVEIGVLAFEVASLMSKLVHLWRCLSDKQVSRLREEIMTCVGIKKLVSEDEGYIGHLICAEMIETVTHVAKSVARLAKKCSDPGLKSFELAFTELVQIGADPYCWIFSLKKMDKKVKKMERYISVNATLYQEMEMLLDLEQTLRRMKASDAEPENLLEFQKKVMWKQHEVKNLREMSLWSRTYDYTIRLTTRSIFTVFVRIKHVFGIEQNVDDGDLRAASINRSQSVSTLMQSSVHRTDNTSLTRFSSGPFGMFSTKSGPISKPNKTNYFHSGPLGGSTTKSGSIARKNGNFNFHSGPLERSTAKSGQLLGMDKISKKIWQTNNHPSAANGNKPHLKSNRLTQVGPFKGCIIDADEAIHSGILSGIKAGNLNPPEGNAVQTSSPVFRSQCRLLDAPPETLAASALALHYANVIIVIEKLAASPHLIGNDARDDLYNMLPTSVRAALRARLKPYAKSLTSSVFDTELAEDWTEAMAAILEWLAPLAHNMIRWQSERSFEQQSFVSGTNALLVQTLYFANREKTEAAIIEILVGLNYVWRLGRELNAKALQECASSRNFDECLYL